From a single Lactococcus allomyrinae genomic region:
- a CDS encoding WxL domain-containing protein, with product MNKLVLKSSALLATVLIAGPVLISTAGAATTTGGDYTSSANLTLQAGTGPVDPLDPTDPTNPVTPVDPGTPGAPGNLTVDYGSTLYFGTQSISTQAQTYYAHPDMVVDKDDATKIVPNYAQVTDQSGDLAGWTLTLTQASDLHLSSGSSSDAGYALTGAQINFTGGTIVGGNGITSGTPSDVVTSGSLTPGVATKLVSAAENEGAGTWLYNFGDVDAYDAASVDTANTSDQSKVATKSAISLTVPSGLVEKAAAYTTDLYWSLQAVPGNDWSGNTSAVSQ from the coding sequence ATGAACAAATTAGTATTAAAATCTTCAGCACTATTAGCAACAGTTTTAATTGCAGGACCAGTGCTTATTTCTACCGCAGGTGCAGCAACGACTACTGGTGGTGACTATACTTCTAGTGCCAACCTTACTTTGCAAGCAGGTACAGGGCCAGTAGACCCCCTTGACCCCACTGATCCAACGAATCCCGTCACTCCCGTGGATCCAGGCACCCCAGGAGCACCAGGGAACTTGACAGTTGACTATGGTTCAACACTTTACTTCGGTACACAATCAATCTCTACACAAGCACAAACTTATTATGCTCACCCTGACATGGTAGTAGATAAAGATGATGCGACTAAAATCGTACCCAACTACGCGCAAGTAACTGACCAATCAGGAGATCTGGCAGGCTGGACGTTGACCTTGACCCAAGCCTCAGATCTTCACTTGAGCTCTGGTAGTTCTTCAGATGCAGGTTATGCACTTACTGGAGCACAAATTAACTTCACTGGTGGAACAATTGTAGGTGGGAACGGAATTACCTCAGGTACACCAAGTGATGTTGTGACCTCAGGTTCACTCACACCAGGTGTAGCGACTAAACTTGTTTCAGCAGCTGAAAATGAAGGAGCAGGAACTTGGCTTTACAACTTTGGTGATGTAGATGCGTATGATGCAGCATCAGTAGATACTGCAAACACCTCAGACCAATCCAAAGTTGCGACAAAATCAGCAATTAGTTTAACCGTTCCATCAGGTTTGGTAGAAAAAGCAGCAGCTTATACGACAGATTTATATTGGAGTCTCCAAGCAGTACCAGGCAATGATTGGTCAGGTAACACATCTGCAGTCAGTCAATAA
- a CDS encoding GNAT family N-acetyltransferase produces the protein MEIKITRDTMSDIYFDALRIRNQVFVKEQGVPYELEVENPVEEASAVHFVLYIDGKAYGTVRLLANLDKKSGLIQRMAILKEGRGKGYANVLLCQLTEFAKSSNIDILELHAQLSARGLYAKHGFSEVGEVFEEAGIQHITMEKAL, from the coding sequence ATGGAAATTAAAATCACTCGTGATACAATGTCTGACATTTATTTTGATGCGTTACGTATTCGAAACCAAGTTTTTGTCAAAGAACAAGGCGTCCCTTATGAGTTAGAAGTTGAAAATCCTGTTGAGGAGGCTTCTGCTGTCCACTTTGTGCTTTATATTGACGGCAAAGCCTATGGTACGGTTAGACTCCTTGCTAATCTAGACAAAAAGTCGGGACTAATTCAACGTATGGCGATTCTTAAAGAAGGACGTGGCAAGGGATACGCTAATGTTTTACTATGCCAACTTACAGAATTTGCAAAGTCTTCAAACATTGATATACTTGAATTGCACGCACAACTCTCCGCTCGTGGTCTCTATGCCAAACATGGTTTTTCTGAGGTGGGAGAAGTTTTTGAAGAGGCAGGTATTCAGCATATTACTATGGAAAAAGCGCTCTGA
- a CDS encoding AI-2E family transporter codes for MFKNSKLFFWTIEILAVALLIFLLTQIQFVFQPVKTLLALLFIPFIISGFLYYVFNPVVIFMEKKLKIKKVFGIFIVLILIAAMIFYAIASIIPSIVGQLTGLINASTRIYPEVRTWVENLQHNPRFSQLYQQIDVNSLVDRLNISYTDILHNLLNSITISVGSLVSIITSIVMVMILVPILLFYMLKDGEKILPFLRKNILKEDKLNIFELLENMNRTISRYISGVALDALLVFIFVFIGYLIMGIPYAFLFALFAGITNLIPYAGPYIGVLPMVFTVAFNHPWTALIAVAYVLILQQLDGNLVYPKIVGSAVKVHPVTVMVLMLISGSLYGIIGMIIAVPAYCLVKEIVKFLNSLYQNHKEQRRILSK; via the coding sequence ATGTTTAAAAATAGTAAATTATTTTTCTGGACAATTGAGATTTTGGCTGTAGCCTTATTAATTTTTCTACTGACCCAAATCCAATTCGTCTTTCAACCGGTTAAAACCTTGTTAGCTCTACTATTTATCCCATTTATTATTTCAGGTTTCTTATACTATGTCTTCAATCCTGTCGTAATATTCATGGAGAAAAAATTAAAAATCAAAAAAGTTTTTGGGATTTTTATCGTACTTATCCTCATTGCAGCAATGATTTTTTATGCTATTGCTTCTATTATTCCAAGCATCGTAGGACAGTTGACAGGACTTATCAATGCTAGTACACGAATTTATCCAGAAGTGAGGACATGGGTTGAAAATCTTCAACATAATCCAAGATTTTCTCAACTTTACCAACAAATTGACGTTAATAGCTTGGTTGACCGCCTGAATATCTCTTACACAGACATTCTTCATAACCTTTTAAATAGCATTACAATAAGTGTCGGAAGTCTAGTAAGCATTATTACAAGCATTGTTATGGTTATGATTTTGGTGCCAATCTTACTTTTTTATATGTTAAAAGATGGAGAAAAAATTCTTCCGTTTTTACGCAAAAATATCTTGAAAGAAGACAAACTCAATATTTTTGAATTACTTGAAAATATGAACCGGACCATTTCGCGATATATTTCAGGTGTCGCACTTGACGCACTTTTAGTTTTCATTTTCGTTTTTATCGGATATTTGATTATGGGGATTCCTTACGCATTCCTCTTTGCACTTTTCGCAGGAATTACCAACTTGATTCCATATGCAGGACCCTATATTGGTGTCCTACCAATGGTATTCACTGTTGCTTTCAATCATCCGTGGACAGCATTAATTGCTGTCGCATACGTTTTGATTCTCCAACAACTTGATGGGAATCTCGTTTATCCTAAGATTGTTGGGTCGGCAGTTAAAGTCCATCCAGTCACAGTGATGGTACTCATGCTGATTTCAGGAAGCTTATACGGAATTATCGGTATGATTATTGCAGTGCCAGCCTACTGTTTGGTCAAAGAAATCGTAAAATTCCTTAATAGCCTCTATCAAAATCACAAAGAACAACGCAGAATTCTTTCAAAATAA
- a CDS encoding WxL domain-containing protein has protein sequence MSKSAVKYISLATLGLLAASIAPQIASAATTQVYNSQGEVTFTPGTDTTGPVDPQDPTTPVTPTEPDGVNPGGPTMPDSGLTIVYASSFDFGSHPVSNKAEVYNAAAQKLDDGTTRTNYVQVADNRGTFSGWNLKVQMTDFTTSDAGLVANGHGTLTGATITLGDAEIQGAGTANPADISAASTVLTPGVQSGTILGATAGHGSGNSLLDFGGKDGATKDTAVTLAVPAGVAGAAQYTADLTWTLDDTPAN, from the coding sequence ATGTCTAAATCAGCAGTAAAATATATTTCATTAGCCACACTTGGACTTTTGGCCGCTTCCATTGCGCCACAAATTGCTAGTGCTGCAACAACACAAGTATACAATTCACAAGGTGAAGTTACATTCACACCTGGTACCGACACAACAGGACCAGTTGACCCACAAGATCCAACTACTCCCGTCACTCCTACAGAACCAGATGGTGTTAACCCTGGAGGTCCAACAATGCCAGATAGCGGTTTGACGATTGTTTATGCATCAAGCTTTGATTTTGGTAGTCATCCAGTCAGCAATAAAGCAGAAGTTTATAATGCAGCAGCACAAAAATTGGACGATGGTACCACACGTACAAACTATGTTCAAGTTGCGGATAACCGTGGAACATTCTCTGGATGGAACTTAAAAGTACAAATGACTGACTTCACTACTTCAGATGCAGGGCTTGTTGCTAATGGTCATGGAACACTTACTGGTGCAACAATTACACTTGGAGATGCAGAAATTCAAGGTGCTGGTACAGCAAATCCAGCCGATATTTCAGCAGCATCAACAGTATTGACACCAGGTGTTCAATCGGGAACAATCCTTGGAGCAACAGCAGGACATGGTTCAGGTAACAGCTTGCTTGACTTTGGTGGCAAAGATGGTGCAACCAAAGATACAGCCGTAACACTCGCAGTTCCAGCGGGTGTAGCTGGTGCAGCTCAATATACAGCAGACCTTACATGGACCCTTGATGACACACCTGCTAACTAA
- a CDS encoding LPXTG cell wall anchor domain-containing protein — MNKKHLFALLLLLLMMPTVYAHAAETKYNTQGRVGFTGVWTTPPSSSGENVAPAESKPTLPKEQSILPKTGDATNSSVITSFAGMILLFLITVYKKHKRREAI, encoded by the coding sequence ATGAACAAAAAACATTTATTTGCATTGCTTCTGTTGCTTTTAATGATGCCTACAGTTTATGCTCACGCAGCCGAAACAAAGTATAACACGCAAGGCCGTGTAGGGTTTACAGGTGTTTGGACAACGCCCCCGTCCTCAAGTGGTGAGAATGTTGCTCCTGCGGAATCTAAACCAACTCTTCCTAAGGAGCAAAGTATTCTTCCCAAAACGGGAGATGCAACAAATTCTTCAGTTATAACAAGTTTTGCAGGAATGATTCTTTTATTCCTCATTACAGTTTATAAAAAGCATAAAAGGAGGGAAGCCATATAG
- a CDS encoding uracil-DNA glycosylase family protein, with product MDKFQEIFEAIKADPQNAEYTANGIEPLYSVHKEARICLIGQAPGIRAQESGMYWNDPSGDRLREWTGIDRETFYHSNKLAIIPMDFYFPGKGKSGDLPPRKGFAEKWHQLLLDEMPEMELLVLIGSYAQKYYLHLSSKEKTTDVIRNFKSYLPQYFPLVHPSPRNNIWMAKNDWFEPEVLPELKRIVQEIMTK from the coding sequence ATGGATAAATTTCAAGAAATTTTTGAGGCAATAAAAGCAGACCCACAAAATGCGGAATACACGGCAAATGGGATTGAACCACTTTATTCGGTGCACAAAGAAGCACGGATTTGCCTGATAGGTCAAGCACCAGGCATACGAGCACAGGAAAGCGGGATGTATTGGAACGACCCTTCTGGGGATCGTTTGCGCGAATGGACGGGAATTGACCGTGAAACTTTCTATCATTCCAATAAACTTGCGATTATTCCGATGGATTTTTACTTTCCGGGTAAAGGAAAATCAGGCGACTTACCACCACGCAAGGGTTTTGCTGAAAAATGGCATCAATTATTATTGGATGAAATGCCTGAGATGGAACTTTTAGTCTTGATTGGTTCTTATGCCCAAAAGTATTATCTGCATTTGTCTTCAAAAGAAAAAACAACGGATGTTATCCGCAATTTTAAATCTTACCTTCCTCAATACTTTCCGCTTGTTCATCCTAGCCCACGTAATAATATTTGGATGGCTAAGAATGATTGGTTTGAACCAGAAGTTTTACCAGAGTTGAAGCGAATTGTTCAAGAAATTATGACAAAGTGA
- a CDS encoding WxL domain-containing protein: MNKMLLKSASVLTTCLVVGPMIAGTVSAASTGGDYTSNGYVNFEEGDNTGISPVDPLNPTVPVGPTNPDGTDPAPGTGGALSIDFASSLSFGTQKISSNDATYYAHAQWISKDKDGNDVDITRPNYVQVTDTRGTWDGWTLTVAESDQFQNSDGDQLTGAELSFSKGYTEGTTAATPGYVNTDSFTVGTAATKILGAGTNQGMGTWVYGLGGNADYQENGGPHLDNDAVSTASPITLKVIAGTNKATAYTTQLNWSLTNAPGN, from the coding sequence ATGAATAAAATGTTACTGAAATCAGCATCAGTATTGACAACATGCCTTGTAGTAGGACCTATGATTGCTGGTACTGTAAGTGCTGCAAGTACAGGTGGAGACTACACGTCTAATGGTTACGTTAACTTTGAAGAAGGGGATAATACAGGGATTAGCCCAGTTGACCCATTAAATCCAACAGTTCCAGTAGGACCAACGAACCCAGATGGTACAGACCCAGCACCAGGGACAGGTGGCGCGCTTTCTATTGACTTTGCGTCAAGTTTGAGCTTTGGTACACAGAAGATCTCATCTAATGATGCCACTTATTATGCACATGCTCAATGGATTAGCAAAGATAAGGATGGAAATGACGTTGATATCACTCGTCCTAACTATGTCCAAGTCACAGATACACGCGGAACATGGGATGGTTGGACTTTAACTGTTGCCGAAAGTGACCAATTTCAAAATTCAGATGGAGATCAGTTGACTGGAGCAGAGCTATCTTTCAGCAAAGGCTATACGGAGGGGACCACAGCAGCAACACCAGGTTATGTTAATACTGATAGTTTTACAGTAGGGACAGCAGCAACTAAGATTTTAGGTGCAGGCACTAATCAAGGAATGGGGACTTGGGTTTACGGTCTTGGCGGCAACGCAGACTACCAAGAAAACGGAGGCCCTCATCTTGATAATGATGCAGTATCAACAGCATCACCAATTACTCTTAAAGTTATTGCAGGGACCAATAAAGCGACAGCTTACACGACTCAACTTAATTGGTCATTAACGAATGCTCCAGGGAACTAA
- a CDS encoding hemolysin family protein — translation MSNPDPESVSILLQILLLIFLTILNAFFSASEMAMVSLSRTKVEQKASEGDKKYINLVKILDQPSNFLSTIQIGITLINILAGASLADALASRLTPLLGGTALARTLSQIIILAILTYVSLVFGELYPKRIAQNLKEKLALRVAPPIQFLGAVMKPFVWFLASSTNLLSRLTPMKFDDVDESMTRDEIEYLLNTNDDALDDTEREMITGVFSLDELVAREIMVPRTDAFMIDINDDTHENITAILGESFSRVPVYDDDKDNILGILHVKKLLRASFEHGFDKLNIRDILQEPLFVPETIFVDDLMRQMRKTQNQMAILLNEYGGVEGIVTLEDLLEEIVGEIDDETDIAEKEVFKIGENLYVVQGKMTLNDFNEEFGTHLESNDVDTIAGYFLATTGKIPEKGQQIVFKVDNEEDHFSLTSLEVDGKRIVKLRVEFDVIPEEIEE, via the coding sequence ATGTCAAACCCTGATCCCGAGAGTGTATCGATACTCTTGCAGATTTTATTACTTATTTTCTTGACGATTTTAAACGCATTTTTCTCAGCCAGTGAAATGGCAATGGTCAGCCTGAGCCGGACAAAGGTCGAACAAAAGGCAAGTGAAGGTGATAAAAAGTATATTAACCTCGTCAAAATTCTTGACCAACCAAGTAATTTTTTATCAACAATTCAGATAGGGATTACCCTGATTAATATTTTGGCTGGGGCAAGTCTAGCTGATGCTTTAGCATCACGTTTGACCCCTCTTTTGGGTGGGACAGCTTTAGCGCGCACGCTTTCGCAAATTATCATTTTGGCTATCCTAACCTATGTTTCATTGGTATTTGGTGAGCTTTATCCAAAGAGAATCGCACAAAACCTAAAAGAAAAATTGGCTTTGCGAGTTGCACCACCGATTCAATTTCTTGGAGCGGTAATGAAACCTTTTGTTTGGTTTTTAGCAAGTTCCACTAACTTATTGAGTCGATTGACACCTATGAAATTTGATGATGTTGATGAAAGCATGACCAGAGATGAGATTGAATATCTTTTAAATACAAATGATGATGCTCTAGATGACACAGAGCGCGAAATGATTACAGGTGTATTTAGTCTGGATGAGCTTGTAGCGCGTGAAATTATGGTGCCTAGGACAGATGCCTTTATGATTGACATCAATGATGATACACATGAAAATATTACGGCTATTCTTGGGGAATCATTTTCTCGTGTTCCAGTATATGATGATGATAAAGACAATATATTAGGTATTCTTCATGTGAAGAAACTTTTGAGAGCCAGCTTTGAACATGGCTTTGATAAATTAAACATTAGAGATATACTTCAAGAACCTCTTTTTGTCCCAGAAACAATCTTCGTTGATGACTTGATGCGTCAAATGAGAAAAACTCAAAACCAAATGGCAATCCTACTCAATGAATATGGTGGTGTGGAAGGGATTGTAACTCTAGAAGATTTGCTCGAAGAAATCGTCGGAGAAATTGATGATGAAACAGATATCGCCGAAAAAGAAGTCTTCAAAATCGGTGAAAATCTCTATGTTGTTCAAGGGAAAATGACTTTGAATGATTTCAATGAAGAATTCGGCACCCACTTGGAGAGCAATGATGTTGATACGATTGCAGGATATTTCTTAGCAACAACAGGAAAAATTCCAGAAAAAGGTCAACAAATTGTCTTCAAAGTAGATAATGAAGAAGACCATTTCTCATTGACGAGTTTAGAAGTTGATGGAAAACGGATTGTCAAACTTCGTGTTGAGTTTGATGTTATCCCAGAAGAAATTGAAGAATAA
- a CDS encoding esterase/lipase family protein, protein MLKKILFWILLILSVNQAIILTRFNGAFYIKGLIGIVLTLFYFFYNFNPRTTEYPAEKLTKLSACYDILQSSAVVFLVQALIYLSIITVYPIHWVIFLTNFTVSLLLCYFLVINGLIRSFTISRQIGLLLRIALLSFWWMPFINSIFSTFASVKIKQELIFDNQKYILNQKRKEKQVCKTKYPIVMIHGIFFRDWEIFNYWGRIPEALEDNGAQIFYGEHESSIPVEQAAIQIRDKILSILAQTGASKVNIIAHSKGGIDSRYAISVLGLAPYVASLTTINSPHYGSDLAGKVLSMTPEKIVTKIGNKYSNIFMRLGDTQCDFVESIKELTPERCGQLNRKMTDSPYVYYQSIGSSMKSRRSASFPLNLGYAIIKPIAGDNDGLVATKSMQWGNFLGILRPKGRMGISHSDMIDLSRKNIKRFDVMEFYVQMISELREKGY, encoded by the coding sequence ATGCTCAAAAAAATATTATTTTGGATTCTTCTAATTTTATCAGTCAATCAAGCCATCATTTTAACAAGATTCAATGGAGCTTTTTATATTAAAGGGTTAATAGGAATTGTGCTAACCTTATTTTACTTTTTTTATAATTTTAATCCTCGAACCACGGAATATCCAGCAGAAAAATTAACTAAATTAAGTGCTTGCTATGATATTTTGCAATCATCTGCAGTGGTCTTTTTAGTTCAAGCTTTAATATACCTCTCTATAATAACAGTCTATCCAATACACTGGGTAATATTTTTAACTAATTTTACTGTGAGTCTTTTATTGTGTTACTTTTTAGTTATCAATGGCTTGATAAGAAGTTTTACAATATCACGACAAATTGGGCTTTTGCTCAGAATTGCTTTATTATCTTTTTGGTGGATGCCATTTATTAACAGTATCTTTTCCACTTTTGCAAGTGTGAAAATAAAACAAGAACTCATTTTTGATAATCAAAAATATATCCTCAATCAAAAGCGTAAAGAAAAACAAGTTTGCAAAACAAAGTATCCAATTGTTATGATACATGGAATATTTTTTAGAGATTGGGAAATATTTAATTATTGGGGAAGAATTCCTGAAGCGCTTGAAGATAACGGAGCCCAGATATTTTATGGAGAACATGAATCATCTATTCCTGTCGAGCAAGCTGCGATACAAATTAGGGATAAAATTTTGAGTATACTTGCTCAGACTGGCGCAAGCAAAGTGAATATCATCGCACATTCAAAAGGGGGAATTGATAGTCGGTATGCTATATCTGTGTTAGGGCTCGCTCCTTATGTCGCAAGTCTTACGACAATCAATAGTCCACACTATGGTTCGGATTTAGCGGGGAAAGTATTATCCATGACACCAGAAAAAATTGTGACAAAAATAGGTAATAAGTATTCGAACATATTTATGAGATTGGGAGATACTCAGTGTGATTTTGTTGAGTCAATCAAAGAACTAACCCCTGAACGCTGTGGACAGTTAAATAGAAAAATGACAGATTCACCATATGTCTATTATCAAAGCATTGGCTCATCAATGAAATCTAGGAGGTCAGCATCTTTCCCATTAAATCTCGGCTATGCAATTATTAAACCAATCGCTGGTGATAATGATGGGCTTGTTGCAACAAAGTCAATGCAATGGGGAAATTTTCTAGGCATATTAAGACCGAAAGGAAGAATGGGAATTTCGCATAGTGATATGATCGACTTGAGCCGCAAAAATATTAAAAGATTTGATGTAATGGAATTTTACGTTCAGATGATTTCAGAATTAAGAGAAAAAGGTTACTGA
- the pflA gene encoding pyruvate formate-lyase-activating protein, producing MSENIEELKQVTGLIHSTESFGSVDGPGVRFIVFVQGCRMRCKYCHNPDTWAMKSDKATVRTVGDVMDEALRFRGFWGEKGGITVSGGEALLQIDFVTALFKVAKSLGVHTTLDTAGQPYMTDDYVTEHIAELLDYTDLVLLDLKEINPERHKDLTANKVDNILDFAQYLSDRGQAMWVRHVLVPGETDYDEDLIKLGEFVKTLKNVLKFEILPYHTMGEFKWRELGWKYPLEGVKPPTKDRVHNAKEVMDTESYQDYLQRIR from the coding sequence ATGTCTGAAAATATAGAAGAACTTAAACAAGTGACAGGGTTAATCCACTCCACCGAATCTTTTGGTTCAGTTGACGGACCTGGTGTGCGTTTCATTGTCTTTGTTCAAGGTTGTCGGATGCGTTGCAAATACTGCCATAATCCAGACACTTGGGCGATGAAATCTGATAAAGCTACTGTGAGAACAGTGGGCGATGTCATGGACGAAGCTTTACGGTTCAGAGGTTTTTGGGGTGAAAAAGGCGGAATTACTGTATCAGGTGGTGAGGCGCTCCTTCAAATTGATTTTGTGACCGCTCTTTTCAAAGTGGCGAAGTCTCTTGGAGTTCATACAACACTAGATACCGCGGGTCAACCCTATATGACAGATGACTATGTGACGGAACATATCGCAGAGTTACTAGATTATACTGACCTTGTTTTGCTAGATTTGAAAGAGATTAATCCTGAACGTCACAAAGATTTAACTGCAAATAAAGTAGATAACATTCTTGACTTTGCTCAGTATCTTTCCGACCGTGGGCAAGCCATGTGGGTTCGTCATGTTCTTGTTCCAGGAGAAACAGACTATGATGAAGACTTGATAAAGCTTGGCGAGTTTGTCAAAACACTCAAAAATGTCTTGAAGTTTGAAATACTTCCTTATCATACAATGGGTGAATTCAAATGGCGAGAATTGGGCTGGAAATATCCTTTAGAAGGTGTAAAACCACCAACAAAAGATCGTGTTCACAATGCTAAAGAAGTAATGGATACAGAGTCCTACCAAGACTATTTACAAAGAATTAGATAA
- a CDS encoding WxL domain-containing protein: MKKITLLSVPLILISLGLAHKAYAATTQTYDSQGIVGFSTGSGVQPPVDPNTPDPTLPVDPQNPDGSKPTPGGDGPLTIDFASSFDFGTHDISNEDETYLAKAQKYFNSETLTPNYVQVTDRRGTFSGWALKVVETSQFTQVGTGPQKYKVLNGSAISLKNPVPASTNGASAPKAQEVLSLIPGVETQVALATSGEGAGTWVIRWGSQTSITKDGLTPDVTLFVPGTTPKDAAAYTTTLNWILSDLPTNTPT; this comes from the coding sequence GTGAAAAAAATAACATTGTTAAGCGTGCCTCTCATCCTGATTTCATTGGGTTTAGCCCATAAAGCTTACGCCGCCACGACACAGACCTACGATTCACAGGGAATTGTTGGATTTAGTACAGGAAGTGGTGTTCAACCCCCTGTAGATCCTAATACACCTGATCCTACCCTTCCTGTAGATCCACAGAATCCAGACGGTTCAAAACCTACTCCTGGCGGAGATGGCCCACTTACAATCGATTTTGCATCAAGCTTTGATTTTGGAACTCACGATATCTCAAATGAAGATGAAACCTATCTTGCGAAAGCTCAAAAGTATTTTAATTCAGAGACTTTAACGCCCAATTACGTCCAAGTAACAGACAGACGTGGCACATTTTCGGGTTGGGCTTTAAAAGTTGTAGAAACTTCTCAATTTACGCAAGTTGGTACAGGTCCCCAGAAATATAAAGTGCTTAACGGCTCTGCGATTTCTTTGAAAAACCCAGTTCCAGCATCTACAAATGGAGCATCTGCTCCCAAAGCTCAAGAAGTACTCAGCTTAATTCCAGGTGTAGAAACGCAAGTCGCACTTGCTACATCTGGTGAAGGTGCAGGGACTTGGGTGATTCGTTGGGGAAGTCAAACTAGTATTACGAAGGATGGTCTCACCCCAGATGTAACACTATTTGTACCTGGTACGACACCAAAAGATGCAGCAGCTTATACCACAACACTAAATTGGATATTATCTGATTTACCAACGAATACTCCAACTTAA